One region of Limnospira fusiformis SAG 85.79 genomic DNA includes:
- the folK gene encoding 2-amino-4-hydroxy-6-hydroxymethyldihydropteridine diphosphokinase: MDSNVAIGLGSNLGLSGQTVETALELLEGYEGIRVKKRSHWYRTIPVGPPQPDYINGCAILEVTVSPQSLLETLLEIEKTLGRVRGERWGPRTLDLDLLLFDDLILNTPTLEIPHPRMRDRAFVLVPLAEIAPEWIDPISKKAIAQLLETIDQSGVQKLTLTN, encoded by the coding sequence ATGGATAGTAATGTCGCAATAGGTTTGGGTAGTAATTTGGGGTTGTCTGGTCAAACAGTAGAAACCGCCCTAGAATTACTGGAAGGCTATGAGGGAATTAGGGTGAAAAAACGATCGCATTGGTATCGGACAATTCCTGTGGGACCCCCTCAGCCGGATTATATCAATGGGTGTGCTATTCTGGAGGTGACTGTCTCCCCTCAGTCCCTCTTGGAAACTCTGCTAGAAATTGAGAAGACATTGGGGCGGGTGCGTGGGGAAAGATGGGGACCGAGAACCCTAGATCTTGATTTATTGCTGTTCGATGATTTAATCTTGAATACACCTACCCTAGAAATACCACACCCGAGAATGCGCGATCGCGCTTTTGTGTTAGTCCCCCTAGCGGAAATAGCCCCGGAGTGGATAGATCCTATCAGTAAAAAGGCGATCGCCCAATTGCTGGAAACTATCGATCAGTCAGGAGTCCAAAAACTAACTTTAACTAACTAA
- a CDS encoding tetratricopeptide repeat protein, translating into MTAMILQSALSIRVPRPQLLWFSPKLGNVPMVMLMGATMFLFTIAPILAQEEPAPESSPTSEIDRPSVDHNQLHNQGIEQFHKGEHREALESLEQALQIRRQQGDRLAVAETLNAIGEVYSNFNESDRALPAIQEALEIYRQQNPEAASETALVQRGKARSLNLLGFVRRQQGEFSEALQHHQEALRLAQSAGDRSEMGESLHNIAAVYASQAQPTQALDYYEQARAIRQEVGDLRDLSRTLNNLGALYFSIGEVEKALEIYQQALAFRRQIGDQAGVGRLLSNMAYIYRENGDDFQALVHFQQAAQLLERIRDNAGAARILNLMGMIYENLDQVPQAIETYQQAANLAKEANDVGLAGTALSQIGRLYNSQEMWEKALEIYQQALEFYQESDQQPEISQILNNIGSIHENLGNYSQALETLKSALSIIQEAGDPEAAQATLNTIQSLEERLTENE; encoded by the coding sequence ATGACAGCAATGATATTACAATCTGCTTTATCTATTCGAGTTCCCAGACCACAACTGCTCTGGTTTTCCCCCAAATTGGGGAATGTACCGATGGTGATGCTTATGGGTGCAACTATGTTCCTGTTCACGATCGCACCTATTCTAGCTCAGGAAGAACCCGCACCGGAATCGTCCCCCACTTCCGAAATCGATCGCCCCTCTGTTGATCATAATCAATTACACAATCAGGGAATTGAACAATTCCATAAAGGGGAACATCGCGAAGCCCTAGAAAGCCTGGAACAGGCATTGCAAATTCGCCGCCAACAAGGCGATCGCCTGGCTGTAGCAGAAACACTCAATGCTATTGGTGAAGTTTACAGCAATTTTAACGAAAGCGATCGCGCTTTACCAGCTATTCAAGAAGCCCTAGAAATTTATCGCCAACAAAACCCCGAAGCCGCCTCGGAAACGGCTCTCGTCCAAAGGGGTAAAGCCCGCAGTCTCAATCTCCTCGGTTTTGTTCGCCGCCAACAGGGTGAATTTTCCGAAGCCCTCCAACACCACCAAGAAGCGCTCAGATTAGCTCAAAGTGCAGGCGATCGCAGTGAAATGGGGGAATCCTTACATAATATCGCGGCTGTCTATGCTAGTCAAGCTCAACCTACCCAAGCCCTCGACTATTATGAACAAGCCAGGGCTATCCGTCAAGAGGTGGGAGATTTACGGGATCTTTCTCGCACCCTGAACAATTTAGGCGCACTTTATTTTAGCATAGGAGAGGTAGAAAAAGCCCTAGAAATTTATCAACAAGCCCTAGCTTTTCGCCGCCAAATAGGAGACCAAGCGGGGGTAGGGCGGTTATTAAGTAATATGGCTTATATCTACCGCGAAAATGGAGATGATTTCCAAGCCTTAGTACATTTTCAGCAAGCGGCTCAACTCTTGGAACGCATCAGAGATAACGCTGGGGCGGCTCGTATCTTGAATTTAATGGGGATGATCTATGAAAATTTAGACCAGGTTCCCCAAGCGATCGAAACCTATCAGCAGGCTGCTAATTTGGCTAAGGAAGCTAATGATGTGGGTCTAGCGGGGACGGCACTTAGCCAGATAGGTCGCCTTTATAACAGTCAGGAAATGTGGGAAAAAGCCCTGGAAATTTACCAGCAAGCCCTAGAATTTTACCAAGAGTCAGACCAGCAGCCAGAGATTAGTCAAATCCTCAATAATATAGGTTCCATTCATGAGAACTTGGGGAACTATTCCCAGGCGCTAGAAACTTTAAAAAGTGCGTTATCTATCATCCAAGAAGCTGGAGACCCAGAAGCTGCACAGGCGACTCTCAACACGATTCAATCCCTCGAAGAAAGGTTAACGGAAAATGAATAA
- a CDS encoding NUDIX hydrolase has protein sequence MKLGSEPPEILAQQLFYRGRKFNFDVHRLRLPNGAIGQWECVRHPGGALVIPVTPEGKLVLVRQYRFAVEGRTLEFPAGTVEVNEDPAETVGREIEEETGYRAHKWRKLGQFVLAPGYSDEIIYAFLAEDLEKLETPPAQDEDEDIDTVLMTPQELEKAIWEGEPVDAKSIASFMLAKPFL, from the coding sequence ATGAAACTAGGTTCAGAACCCCCCGAAATTCTCGCACAACAACTCTTTTATCGAGGTCGGAAATTTAACTTTGATGTCCACCGCCTTCGCCTTCCTAATGGGGCGATCGGTCAGTGGGAATGTGTTAGACACCCCGGAGGTGCTTTGGTAATTCCCGTTACCCCAGAAGGTAAATTGGTATTGGTCAGACAATATCGATTTGCAGTGGAAGGGCGGACTTTGGAATTTCCAGCCGGGACGGTAGAAGTTAACGAAGACCCCGCCGAAACCGTCGGGCGCGAAATTGAAGAAGAAACAGGCTACCGCGCTCATAAGTGGCGTAAACTAGGGCAATTTGTCCTCGCGCCGGGTTATTCTGATGAAATTATTTACGCCTTTCTCGCGGAAGATCTCGAAAAACTAGAAACTCCCCCCGCACAAGATGAAGATGAGGATATAGACACGGTTTTGATGACTCCCCAAGAGTTGGAAAAGGCGATTTGGGAGGGGGAACCTGTGGATGCTAAATCTATCGCTAGTTTTATGTTGGCTAAACCCTTTCTATAA
- a CDS encoding FAD-binding domain-containing protein, with amino-acid sequence MSDLILFWHRRDLRISDNWGLAAARRVTSQVVGVFCLDPAILSGDDIAPVRVAYMIGCLQCLQRDYQRGGSQLLIIQDNPAQGLRKLAVALGAIAVYWNQDVEPLARQRDRSVEESLTEVGIKVETFWDQVLHSPEAIFTGSKEPYKVYTPYWRKWIQQPKPEPCDTLKSRGLTEAQEKAAREGGAIALPTAKDLGFIWSEPFILEPGETAASDRLQLFCDRAIYEYDQGRNFPAIDGTSLLSPALRFGAIGIRTLWQKTQEIMALTRSDEARDHIQTWQQEIAWREFYQQALYHFPALATGAFRQPFDRFPWSDNQEHFQAWCQGRTGYPIVDAAMRQLNETGWMHNRCRMIVASFLTKDLIINWQWGEKYFMQRLIDGDLASNNGGWQWSSSSGMDPKPLRIFNPASQAQKYDPEAEYIRQWLPELRNLDTAHLVTGKISRSDRQACGYPQPIVDHNQQQKLFKSIYSQLKA; translated from the coding sequence ATGTCGGATTTAATCTTATTTTGGCATCGTCGAGATCTGCGGATTTCCGATAACTGGGGACTGGCGGCGGCGCGTCGGGTGACTTCTCAGGTGGTGGGGGTCTTCTGTCTTGACCCGGCAATTTTGAGCGGTGATGATATCGCCCCCGTCCGTGTGGCTTATATGATCGGCTGTCTCCAATGTTTACAACGCGACTACCAACGGGGGGGGAGTCAATTACTGATTATTCAGGATAACCCGGCTCAAGGTCTGCGAAAATTGGCGGTGGCTTTGGGGGCGATCGCTGTTTATTGGAATCAAGACGTTGAACCCCTCGCCAGACAACGCGATCGCTCTGTAGAAGAGTCTCTCACAGAGGTGGGGATTAAAGTTGAGACTTTCTGGGATCAGGTTTTGCATTCCCCAGAAGCCATTTTTACGGGGTCTAAGGAACCCTATAAGGTTTATACTCCCTATTGGCGCAAATGGATTCAGCAGCCCAAACCAGAACCCTGTGATACCCTAAAATCTAGGGGGCTGACAGAGGCTCAGGAAAAGGCGGCGAGGGAGGGGGGAGCGATCGCTTTACCCACCGCTAAGGATTTGGGATTTATCTGGTCGGAACCTTTTATCCTAGAACCCGGAGAAACGGCGGCGAGCGATCGCTTGCAACTCTTCTGCGATCGAGCCATTTATGAGTATGACCAAGGGCGGAATTTCCCCGCTATTGATGGCACTTCTCTGTTGAGTCCGGCTTTGAGATTTGGGGCGATCGGTATCCGTACCTTATGGCAAAAAACCCAAGAAATTATGGCTTTAACTCGCAGTGACGAAGCCCGCGACCATATTCAAACTTGGCAGCAGGAAATCGCTTGGCGGGAGTTTTATCAACAGGCTTTATATCACTTCCCCGCCTTAGCCACGGGAGCATTTCGTCAGCCTTTTGACCGTTTTCCTTGGTCAGATAATCAAGAACATTTCCAGGCGTGGTGTCAAGGACGCACCGGATATCCTATTGTTGATGCGGCTATGCGTCAACTCAATGAAACCGGATGGATGCACAACCGTTGTCGCATGATTGTCGCCAGTTTTTTGACCAAGGATTTAATCATCAATTGGCAATGGGGAGAAAAGTATTTTATGCAAAGACTTATTGATGGGGATTTAGCCTCAAATAATGGTGGGTGGCAGTGGAGTTCCTCCAGTGGGATGGACCCTAAGCCTTTGCGGATTTTTAACCCCGCTTCCCAAGCTCAAAAATATGACCCGGAAGCTGAATATATCCGCCAGTGGTTGCCAGAATTGCGGAATTTGGACACCGCCCACCTCGTGACTGGCAAAATTTCCAGGAGCGATCGACAAGCCTGTGGCTACCCACAGCCCATTGTAGACCACAATCAACAACAAAAATTGTTTAAGTCGATTTATTCCCAATTAAAGGCTTGA
- the cofH gene encoding 7,8-didemethyl-8-hydroxy-5-deazariboflavin synthase subunit CofH, which translates to MLTQTVDAILDYASEGADLSPEQGLTLLEANHPKVTERLREVADKWRSRDCGDTVTYVINRNLNFTNICEQHCNFCAFRRDEGEAGAFWLGFEQILEKAQDAVERGATEICMQGGLNPQAQINGQFLPYYLQLVKTIKNEFPNLHLHAFSPQEVQFIARGDRLSYDVVIGSLRDAGVGSMPGTAAEVLDDRIRQVICPEKINTATWLEIVETAHSLGVPTTSTILCGHIETPQQQIDHLHKLRSLQQKAIDRNYPARITEFIALPFVGEQAPPPLRRRVGRDQPILADSLRLMAVARIFLGNWIINHQPSWVKLGLSGATEALKWGCNDIGGTLMEEHITTMAGAKGGTCRTVEDLKEAIASVQRKPLQRDTLYRIIP; encoded by the coding sequence ATGTTAACTCAAACCGTTGATGCCATCTTAGATTACGCCTCAGAAGGGGCTGATTTATCCCCAGAGCAAGGATTAACCCTACTGGAAGCAAATCACCCGAAAGTTACCGAACGTCTGCGAGAGGTAGCAGATAAGTGGCGATCGCGTGATTGTGGGGATACTGTAACCTATGTAATTAATCGCAACCTGAATTTTACCAACATTTGTGAACAGCATTGCAATTTTTGCGCTTTCCGGCGTGATGAAGGGGAAGCCGGAGCCTTTTGGTTGGGTTTTGAGCAAATTCTCGAAAAAGCCCAAGATGCTGTCGAAAGGGGGGCGACTGAAATTTGTATGCAGGGGGGATTAAATCCCCAGGCTCAGATTAACGGTCAGTTTTTACCCTACTATCTCCAGTTGGTGAAAACCATCAAAAACGAGTTTCCCAATTTACACCTTCATGCTTTTTCCCCCCAGGAAGTGCAATTTATTGCCCGTGGCGATCGCCTCAGTTATGATGTAGTCATAGGTTCACTGCGGGATGCCGGAGTCGGTTCTATGCCAGGAACAGCCGCCGAAGTATTAGACGATCGCATTCGCCAGGTCATCTGTCCAGAAAAAATTAATACAGCCACCTGGTTGGAAATTGTAGAAACCGCCCACAGTCTAGGAGTTCCCACCACTAGCACCATATTATGTGGTCACATTGAAACCCCCCAACAGCAGATCGACCACTTGCACAAATTGCGATCGCTACAACAAAAAGCTATAGACCGGAATTATCCCGCCCGAATTACCGAATTTATTGCTTTGCCTTTTGTCGGGGAACAAGCACCTCCCCCCTTACGCCGCCGAGTAGGAAGAGACCAACCAATTTTAGCTGATAGCCTCAGATTAATGGCTGTAGCCCGGATTTTCCTGGGTAACTGGATTATTAACCATCAACCTAGTTGGGTAAAATTGGGTTTATCCGGTGCCACAGAAGCCCTGAAATGGGGCTGTAATGATATCGGCGGCACCCTAATGGAAGAACATATCACCACTATGGCAGGGGCTAAGGGGGGAACCTGTAGGACAGTAGAAGACCTGAAAGAGGCGATCGCCTCCGTCCAACGAAAACCCCTCCAGCGTGATACTCTCTATAGAATTATCCCTTGA
- a CDS encoding transglycosylase domain-containing protein has product MSSKKPDPKSNTVINAITQVVQTIHARVNFSRLLLKPNSRVPELWVQNADADKADVYPLLGDRYIIGRSSRSSDIVVRNPVVSQVHLCLLRQPPHKTILGEHPSRQFYIKDENSTNGIYKGRRRLEVFPLRHGDVITLGPPELANGVRVQYVDPPSWYVRLLRSGLYAFCGISALVALVVLWQWQYFTVRPLPRSINGPVVVYSRDRQPLRGITNNNLQLELEALSDFASYLPNAVIASEDSRFYWHFGIDPIGILRAFVTNLQGGQIREGGSTISQQLARTLFREYVGTEDSPGRKAREAIVALKLETFYGKDTLLLTYLNRVYLGLDLYGFENAAQFYFGKSATNLTLSEAATLAGILPAPNSFNPIQNYELAVQYRDRVLARMQALGMISSEEADRARRSRIEINPRAREVLESTIAPYFYDYVFTEIEQLLGSQLAREGNFIVETSLDPQMQAVAERSLQQHLATVGAGAGFSQGGIVTLDSGNGAVMAMVGGLSYGDSQFNRATQALRQPGSTFKLFPYAAALDKGIPPGRTYSCEPLTWQGQTFRGCDRSSGSVDMYRGMALSENVTALRVAQEVGLNSVVEIARRLGIRSDLNPVPGLVLGQSEVTLLEMTGAFNVIGNRGLAHRPHAIRRILDSSDCTDPLDINSCRVIYAYDRENPRVPQVLSPLVTETMTSMLQGVIRWGTGQDASLGLGEAGKTGTTNSNVDLWFIGYIPSQRLTTGIWLGNDDNSPTFGSSANAAQLWGNYMRQILP; this is encoded by the coding sequence ATGTCATCTAAAAAGCCGGACCCGAAGTCAAATACAGTTATAAATGCCATCACCCAGGTTGTGCAGACTATTCACGCCCGGGTTAACTTCTCTCGGCTGTTGCTAAAGCCTAATAGTAGGGTTCCTGAACTTTGGGTGCAAAATGCCGATGCGGATAAGGCTGATGTTTATCCGCTATTGGGCGATCGCTATATCATTGGTCGTTCTTCGCGATCTAGTGATATCGTGGTTCGCAATCCGGTCGTTAGTCAAGTGCATCTGTGTTTACTACGACAACCACCACATAAAACCATTTTGGGAGAACATCCCTCTCGACAATTTTATATCAAAGACGAAAATTCTACCAATGGCATCTATAAGGGACGGCGGCGACTTGAGGTTTTTCCCCTGCGTCATGGGGATGTCATTACTTTGGGTCCCCCAGAACTTGCTAATGGTGTTAGGGTTCAGTATGTAGATCCCCCTAGCTGGTATGTGCGGTTACTGCGCTCTGGTCTTTATGCCTTCTGTGGTATTAGTGCTTTAGTTGCCTTGGTCGTCTTGTGGCAGTGGCAATATTTTACAGTGCGACCTCTCCCTCGCTCTATCAATGGCCCCGTCGTCGTTTATTCCCGCGATCGTCAGCCGCTGCGGGGTATCACTAACAATAATTTACAACTGGAATTGGAGGCTTTATCCGATTTTGCCTCTTACCTACCCAATGCCGTTATAGCCTCCGAAGATAGCCGTTTTTATTGGCATTTTGGTATTGACCCCATCGGGATTTTAAGGGCTTTTGTCACCAATTTACAAGGGGGTCAAATTCGAGAAGGTGGTAGCACCATCTCCCAGCAGTTAGCCCGGACTTTATTTAGGGAGTATGTCGGCACAGAAGATTCCCCCGGCCGCAAGGCTAGAGAGGCGATCGTTGCCCTAAAATTAGAGACTTTTTACGGAAAAGATACCCTGTTACTTACCTATTTGAACCGAGTCTATTTAGGCTTAGACCTCTATGGTTTTGAAAATGCCGCTCAGTTCTATTTTGGCAAATCAGCCACTAATTTAACCCTGTCGGAAGCCGCCACCCTCGCCGGGATTCTGCCCGCCCCTAATAGTTTTAATCCTATTCAAAATTATGAGTTAGCTGTTCAGTATCGCGATCGCGTTTTGGCGAGAATGCAAGCCCTGGGAATGATTAGCTCAGAAGAGGCAGATCGGGCGCGGCGATCGCGTATTGAAATTAACCCCAGGGCGCGGGAAGTTCTCGAAAGTACCATAGCCCCCTACTTTTATGATTATGTATTTACCGAAATAGAGCAACTGCTCGGCAGTCAATTGGCGCGAGAGGGTAACTTTATTGTCGAAACCTCTTTAGATCCTCAAATGCAGGCCGTCGCTGAGAGGTCTCTGCAACAACATCTAGCTACTGTAGGGGCGGGCGCTGGCTTTTCTCAGGGGGGAATAGTAACTCTCGACTCCGGCAATGGTGCTGTCATGGCTATGGTCGGAGGACTCAGTTATGGGGATAGTCAATTTAACCGAGCCACTCAAGCCCTACGACAGCCCGGATCTACCTTTAAGCTGTTTCCTTATGCCGCCGCCTTAGATAAGGGTATCCCCCCTGGTAGAACCTATTCCTGTGAACCTCTGACTTGGCAAGGGCAAACTTTTCGAGGATGCGATCGTAGTAGTGGGTCTGTCGATATGTATCGCGGCATGGCTTTATCCGAAAATGTCACCGCCCTACGAGTCGCCCAGGAAGTCGGCTTAAATTCCGTCGTCGAGATTGCACGACGGCTAGGCATTCGCTCCGATTTAAATCCCGTTCCCGGTTTGGTTTTGGGTCAAAGTGAAGTTACCCTATTAGAGATGACAGGCGCTTTTAATGTCATCGGCAATCGAGGTTTGGCTCACCGTCCCCACGCCATTAGACGTATTTTAGATAGTAGTGATTGCACCGACCCCCTCGATATTAATAGCTGTCGGGTCATTTATGCCTATGATCGGGAAAATCCCAGAGTCCCCCAGGTCCTTTCTCCCCTCGTCACAGAAACCATGACCTCCATGCTACAAGGGGTAATTCGTTGGGGTACAGGTCAGGATGCTAGTTTGGGTTTAGGGGAAGCCGGAAAAACTGGCACCACTAACTCCAATGTTGACCTCTGGTTTATTGGCTACATACCCAGTCAGAGACTCACCACAGGCATTTGGCTCGGTAATGACGACAATTCCCCTACTTTTGGCAGTAGCGCTAATGCAGCCCAATTATGGGGCAATTATATGCGCCAGATCCTCCCTTGA